TCGACCTGCTCGAAGTCCAGTTCGACCGGCGTGGCGCGGCCGAAGATCGACACCGACACCTTGACCCGGTTCTTTTCGAAATCCAGTTCCTCGACCACGCCGTTGAAGCTGGCGAAGGGACCGTCCAGCACCTTGACGCTGTCGCCGATCTCGTAATCGACATTGACCTTGTGCTTGGGCGCCGCTTCGGCTTCCTTCTGGGCGCCGAAATAGCGGGCGGCGTCCGCCTCGCTGATCGCCTGAGGCTTGCCGCTCGAACCCAGGAAGCCTGTCACCTTGGGTGTGTTCTTGACCAGGTGATAAATGTCGTCGTTCATCGCCAGCTTGGCGAGGACATAGCCGGGCATGAACTTGCGTTCGACCTGCACCTTCTTGCCGCGTTTCACTTCGGTCACGGTTTCGGTGGGAACTTCCACCTGCTCGACGAGCTGGGAGAGGCCCATGCGCTCGGCTTCGGTCAGGATCGATTCCTTGACCTTGTTCTCGAAGCCCGAATAGGCGTGGATGATGTACCAGCGCGCCATGTTACCGTCTCAAACTCCTGTTCAGAGCGTTTCGCTCAACGTCTCGCCGCCCTAAGTGGAGCGCCTTGCTCAACGACCAGCGGCAACGCCCAGTAGCCACTGGACGATTGCGCCGAAGAAGGTGTCGATGCCGAAGAAGAAGAGGCCCAGCAGCGTCGTCATGATGACGACCATCACGCCGGTCATCAGAGTCTCGCGGCCGGTCGGCCATACGATCTTCTTCGCTTCGGTCTGCACCTGATTGACGAATTCACCGGGGGAAACCTTCGCCATCATCTGCCTTCTAAATCGTCAAAACCAACACCAATTCGCGAAGCAACAGTCCGCCCTCCCGATCCCGCCCTATCTGGCGTCCGGGGGTGCGGCCGCTGGCTCCGCGACCATGCTTCGCCTGCGCACTTAGCCGCGAACCCCTGATTTATCAAGGGTTCGCGGCCAGTTCGCTTGGCAGGAGTGGAGGGACTCGAACCCACGGCATTCGGTTTTGGAGACCGACGCTCTACCAACTGAGCTACACTCCTGCACTGGCCGGAGCCAGCGAAGGAGGGCGCTTTAGCGTGGCCGGGCAGGGAGGGCAAGCGCCATTATGCGGCTTTTTGCACCGGCTTAGGGACTTGAGCGGTGCCGCATCCAAAATGCGCTCTTCCGCGCATTTTCAAACGGACTCTTTACAGAAACACCCCGCCCTTCATGATCCGCCGTGCGCGGCCCTGTACCGGCACCTTGTCGAACGGCGTGTTGCCCGCCGCCGCCGCCATCTTGTCCGAATCCACGATCCAGGGCGTGTCGGGATCAACGAAGATCAGGTCAGCCGCGCTGCCGGGGGAAAAGCTGCCTGCATTCACGCCCAGGATTCGGGCCGGATTGGCGGATAGGAGCGTCATCAGCCGGTTGATCGTCACATGCCCTTCGCGCACCAGGTTGAGCGACAGGGCGAGCAGGGTTTCCGCCCCCGCCATGCCGGGCGCGGCGTCGGCGAAGGGGAGGCGCTTGTCCTCCGGTCCGCGCGGGTCGTGGCTGGAGGTGATGACATCGACCGTGCCGTCCGCGACGGCGGCAAGGCTGGCCTGCCGGTCGCTTTCCGACCTGAGCGGCGGGGATAGGCGAGCGAAGGTGCGGAAATCGGTTGCCGCCTGATCGTTGAGGAACAGATAGGCCGGGCTGATGCCGCACGTGACCTTCAGCCCCTCCGCCTTGGCGGCGCGGACAAGCGAGAAGCCCGCCTGGGTCGTCACCAGCCGGAAATGGATCGATGCGCCGGTTTCGCGCATCAGCGTGATGTCGCGCGCGATCGCCATCGCTTCGGCGCAGGCCGGGGCATGGGGCAGGCCCAGCCGCGTCGCCGTTTCTCCGCTGGTCGCCACGGCTTTTGCGGTCAGGCCGCCATCTTCGGTATGGGCGATGAGGGTAAGGCCAAGGCCGCTGGCATAGGATAGCACCCGCAGCATCACGCCGGAATCGGCGATCCACTGGCGGCCCGTGCCCACGGCCTTGGCGCCGGCCGCCTGCATCAGGCCTATCTCGGCCATCTCCGTGCCTTTCAGGTCGCGCGTCGCCGCTGCGATCGGATGGACCCAGAAATCGGGCTTGCCTGCCCGCGCCGCCTCACGGATCAGGCCGACCTCATCCAACGGCGCGCGCTGGTCGGGCATCAGGGCGGCGCGGGTGATACCGCCGAAATGGAAGGCCGGTTTGTCGGTGGCAAAGACGCCCAGGTCGATGAGGCCCGGCGCGACCACCAGTCCCTGCGCATCGACGCGATCGGCGTTGCCGGGCACGTCGATCTGGCCCGTGGCGATGATTCGGTCGCCTTCGATCAGGATGGTGCCGGGGTTAAGGGTTGCTGCTGCCGGATCGGCCAGCTTGCCGTTGACGATGGCGAGGATAGTCATGCGGTAATCCCCCAGAAAACAAATGCCGTCATCCCCGCGAAGGCGGAGATCCATCTCCCAACCTTGCTTCTGGAGAGCGCGCAGGAGATGGATCCCCGCCTTCGCGGGGATGACGAAGGGTTGGAATGCGCCATCCCGCCCATCTCCGAGTCTTCGTCGGTCGGGATGGTCAAGACCATCCCTCCACGCCGCGCGCGCCGCGCGTCAGCACATCCAGGCACGCCATCCGTACCGCCACGCCCATCGCCACCTGCTCGGTGATCGCTGAGCGTTCGGGATGGTCGGCCACTATGCTGCTGATCTCCACACCCCGGTTCATCGGGCCGGGATGCATCACCAACGCATCGGGCTTGGCGATGGCGAGCCGCTCCGGCGTCAGGCCGTAAAGCGCATGATATTCGCGCGCCGACGGGATGAAGGCGCCATCCATCCGTTCATTCTGGAGACGCAGCATCATCACCACGTCCGCGCCATCCAGCCCTTCATCCATGCGGCTATAGGGGGTGGCGCCCAGCATCTCGACTTCGGGTGGCAGCAGCGTCGGCGGCGCGACCGCGCGCACCTGCGCACCCAGCGCGGCAAGGCAGAGCATGTTCGAGCGGGCCACGCGGCTGTGCAGCACATCGCCGCAGATGGCAACGACCAGCCCCTCGAACCCGCCCTTGCGGCGGCGGATGGTCAGCGCGTCGAGCAGAGCCTGGGTGGGATGCTGGTGCCAGCCGTCGCCGGCGTTCAGTACCGGGCAATCCACCTTGTCCGCGATCAGCGCCACCGCGCCCGAACTGGCATGGCGGATGACGATCACATCGGCGGCCATGGCGTTCAGCGTCATGGCGGTGTCGATCAGCGTCTCGCCCTTCTTCACGCTGGACTGGCCCGCGTGCATGTTGACGACATCTGCGCCCAATCGCTTGCCGGCAATCTCGAAGGACAACAGCGTGCGCGTGCTGTTCTCGAAAAAGGCGTTGATCTGCGTCATGCCCGCCAATCGGCCGTCATGTTTGCGCGCCTGGCCCTTGTTGGTCGTGGCCCAATGTTCGGCCTCGTCCAGCAGGAACCGGATTTCCCAGGGTTTGAGGTCGGCGATCGAAAGTAGATGCCGATGCGGAAACAACGCCTTGCCGGTCAACTCGGACCCGGAAGACTGGAAGGGGGTGTCGGGAATGAAGATGTCGGGCATGAACCGACCCTCTAGAGCGATTCCCGGCCAGATGGAACATCTGACCGATGGGAAATCGCCGGATGATGCCGGATACCGGCGAACTATGATCGCCTGTCGCTCAAGGCCCACCAGATGATACGCACCATCAGGGGCCAGCAGCCACAACTGAACTGGCGGGTAAAGCCAGCCTTAATATCGCTGTCTCGGCAATCTTCCGCTTTGGCGATGCGCATTTGAGGCGGCTTGCGCGGATCGGTCGGGGGGGCCGGTGGCACTTGTTCTATATCGACCGGCGCGATGGTGTCAGGCCACATTGCGATATCTCATGCCCAGGGTGGCATAGATCGCGAAAAGACGATCGAAATGCGTATCCATCGTTCCGACCTGGGCCGCTGCGTGGATCGCGCGCTGGCGCCAGGCGGCCGGGTTCGTTGCCGCCATATAGTCGATGGCATCGGCCAGGTCCGCAGGTTGCCCGGCGCGATAGCATAGTCCCAGACCCGGCCCGGCCTGATCGGCCGCGCCGCCTTCGTCCGGGACGATGACCGGCAGGCCGCTCGCCCGCGCTTCGGCTGCGATCATGCAGAAAGTTTCAGCCTCGCATCCATGGACCAGCGCATCGGCGCTGGCGAGCATGGTGGCGAGGGCGGCGCGGTCGCCTGTCGGGGCCAGGAGATGAATGTGCGGATTATGCGCCGCCGCCCGTCGCACGCGCGCGCTGTCCCGGCCATCGCCGACCAGGACCAGCCCGACCGATTGACGACAGCCCGCTATGGCGACAGCCCGGATGACCTGCGGCCACCGCTTTTCCGGTGCATGACGACCCGCGCCAATCAGCAGCAAGCTGTCGGGACCAAGGCCGCAACAGCGCAGTAGGTGGGTTCGCAAGGCTTCATCGCGGTGGCTGGGGGAGAAGATGCCCGGCTCCACACCCATGGGGATGGTTTGTATCCCGGTTACGCCCCCCTCGCGCAAGC
This genomic stretch from Sphingobium sp. BYY-5 harbors:
- a CDS encoding dihydroorotase, with the protein product MTILAIVNGKLADPAAATLNPGTILIEGDRIIATGQIDVPGNADRVDAQGLVVAPGLIDLGVFATDKPAFHFGGITRAALMPDQRAPLDEVGLIREAARAGKPDFWVHPIAAATRDLKGTEMAEIGLMQAAGAKAVGTGRQWIADSGVMLRVLSYASGLGLTLIAHTEDGGLTAKAVATSGETATRLGLPHAPACAEAMAIARDITLMRETGASIHFRLVTTQAGFSLVRAAKAEGLKVTCGISPAYLFLNDQAATDFRTFARLSPPLRSESDRQASLAAVADGTVDVITSSHDPRGPEDKRLPFADAAPGMAGAETLLALSLNLVREGHVTINRLMTLLSANPARILGVNAGSFSPGSAADLIFVDPDTPWIVDSDKMAAAAGNTPFDKVPVQGRARRIMKGGVFL
- the nusG gene encoding transcription termination/antitermination protein NusG is translated as MARWYIIHAYSGFENKVKESILTEAERMGLSQLVEQVEVPTETVTEVKRGKKVQVERKFMPGYVLAKLAMNDDIYHLVKNTPKVTGFLGSSGKPQAISEADAARYFGAQKEAEAAPKHKVNVDYEIGDSVKVLDGPFASFNGVVEELDFEKNRVKVSVSIFGRATPVELDFEQVELSK
- a CDS encoding glycosyltransferase, which produces MRIVDVCAFYAPQGGGVKTYVERKLKAGAKAGHEIIILAPGERSTVVQTDGDGRIVLLPGRRFPLDRRYHYFDDEASLHAMLDELQPDLVEASSPWSSAAMVGRWRGNAPRALIMHADPLSAYAYRWFGPVASRSVIDRGFDWYWRHLRRLDSAFDLIVSANESLSSRLREGGVTGIQTIPMGVEPGIFSPSHRDEALRTHLLRCCGLGPDSLLLIGAGRHAPEKRWPQVIRAVAIAGCRQSVGLVLVGDGRDSARVRRAAAHNPHIHLLAPTGDRAALATMLASADALVHGCEAETFCMIAAEARASGLPVIVPDEGGAADQAGPGLGLCYRAGQPADLADAIDYMAATNPAAWRQRAIHAAAQVGTMDTHFDRLFAIYATLGMRYRNVA
- a CDS encoding aspartate carbamoyltransferase catalytic subunit encodes the protein MPDIFIPDTPFQSSGSELTGKALFPHRHLLSIADLKPWEIRFLLDEAEHWATTNKGQARKHDGRLAGMTQINAFFENSTRTLLSFEIAGKRLGADVVNMHAGQSSVKKGETLIDTAMTLNAMAADVIVIRHASSGAVALIADKVDCPVLNAGDGWHQHPTQALLDALTIRRRKGGFEGLVVAICGDVLHSRVARSNMLCLAALGAQVRAVAPPTLLPPEVEMLGATPYSRMDEGLDGADVVMMLRLQNERMDGAFIPSAREYHALYGLTPERLAIAKPDALVMHPGPMNRGVEISSIVADHPERSAITEQVAMGVAVRMACLDVLTRGARGVEGWS
- the secE gene encoding preprotein translocase subunit SecE, with product MAKVSPGEFVNQVQTEAKKIVWPTGRETLMTGVMVVIMTTLLGLFFFGIDTFFGAIVQWLLGVAAGR